A region of the Candidatus Polarisedimenticolia bacterium genome:
TTTCAAGTGACCGACATCCTTGGCAAATAATGGTCTAGGACCTTCTTCGGTTGCTGGCAAACGCCCACCTGCGGACAAGGGCGAGTGATGTCCCGCTTTGACGATGTTATTCGATTCGCAGGGTTCCCTCGCCGATGACGACAGCCTGGCCGCCGACGCGCACGGCGATGATTTCGCCGGCGCGCTTCTCGGCTTCGAGGTAGAGCAGGCTGGGGCGTCCCATCTCGAAGCCCTGCTCGAGAGTCCAGCGGAAGGTGCCGGAGGTCTCGGATCGCTGCCTCGCAAGGTAACCTGCAAGAGCTACGGCCGCGCCGCCGGTGGCGGGATCTTCCGCAATGCCCGCCGCGGGGGCGAACATCCGGCCGCGCAGGTCGGAGCCGGGAAGCTCCCCTTCCAGGGCGTAGACAAGGACATGCTCGGCCCATTGGCCGGCCAGCTCCTTCTGCCAAACCGTCCGGTCGAGAGACGCGCGTCCCACGGCCGCGCGATCGCGCAGCGGGACGAAGAAGAACGGCACGCCGCAGGAAGCGGCGATGGGCTCGAGCGGTCCCGGGTGGAGATCGGCCGTCTCCAGAGACAGCATCGCCGAGATTGTCTCTCGGGCCAGAGACGGGGCGCGAAACTCCGGCAGCTGTGCCGCCGTGAGCTGCGCGAACTCGGGTCGTCCCTGCCTCATCCGCAAGGCAACTGGAACGGGACCGACTCCTTCCTCAAGGACGATACGGCACTCCCCTTCGGGCTGCGGCGCCAATCCCAGCTCGGCGAGAAGAATCGCCGTCCCGACCGTCGGATGGCCGGCGAAAGGGAGCTCGCTTCTTGGGGTGAAGATTCGGATCTTTTTGAGTCCACCGCGCTCAGGCGAGAAGACGAAAACCGTCTCGGAGAGATTCAGCTCGCGCGCTATCGATTGCATCGTTTCCGTAGACAGACTCGGCGCCTCTGGGACGACGGCCAGCGGATTGCCGCCGAACATCCGATCGGTGAAGACATCCATCAGGTAATAACGCAGCGCCACGTCCGGACCTCCTTCCTCAGCCTCGTCTGCGCTTTCCGAGAACCTGCTCCAGGTCGGCAAT
Encoded here:
- a CDS encoding PhzF family phenazine biosynthesis protein; amino-acid sequence: MALRYYLMDVFTDRMFGGNPLAVVPEAPSLSTETMQSIARELNLSETVFVFSPERGGLKKIRIFTPRSELPFAGHPTVGTAILLAELGLAPQPEGECRIVLEEGVGPVPVALRMRQGRPEFAQLTAAQLPEFRAPSLARETISAMLSLETADLHPGPLEPIAASCGVPFFFVPLRDRAAVGRASLDRTVWQKELAGQWAEHVLVYALEGELPGSDLRGRMFAPAAGIAEDPATGGAAVALAGYLARQRSETSGTFRWTLEQGFEMGRPSLLYLEAEKRAGEIIAVRVGGQAVVIGEGTLRIE